In the Corynebacterium gerontici genome, one interval contains:
- a CDS encoding N-acetylmuramoyl-L-alanine amidase, which produces MQQRRRLISTKQRPVIALLSALAVAASGVVGLQATHVINTDGEGIAPVTASLDTQSLADGINVAIDDAAIAAQGGAGKRTVKEFHRDETFSQFALTWEGDQDIAAFVRAQRPDGSWSEWYDTEPLNFGAGGSGKRGTDLIYIEPTNTVQVAMSGVELVAETAKTEVNKAAKAVESAQQELKTNIGDIKPVAEVAPANAVDVVFVDGGESALPENGINLAADSDGMPKIISRKGWGADESMRCQTPEYFDGVSGLVVHHTAGSNNYSPAQAPGIVRGIYQYHAQTLGWCDIGYQSLADKYGNLYEGRYGGLNKDVWGAHAGGFNENTWAVSMMGNYETVAPSAATIQAVGEILGWRAAVAHLNPVGSGVHTSEGTSYSKYAYGQQVTLPNIFAHRDVGTTTCPGNAGYAAMGTIRSIAKKKYDEINSGKSTTDLASEANKVVKAVKPSTAEQKTSTKPSTKTTTQTTAEKTTSQAAPAPKPAAEKTATVNTTASAEDYLKSLAAMNPTQALNSLLGLALDLQQGQTPKNFDLATLGDVTIAKGLKLSDVPAIVNQLVQASDNDEIAKAWNNLQKQYGPVLGNPRSGTTKYASKTGEDVSYALFDKGIIVSSPSTGAQALWGKIGDAWAAQGFEAGPLGLPVNMEHRTDNGLIRVDFQHGYITFDPATGAVDIQAS; this is translated from the coding sequence GTGCAGCAGCGACGCCGCCTCATTTCCACCAAGCAGCGCCCGGTCATAGCGCTCCTATCTGCCCTGGCAGTAGCAGCTTCCGGCGTGGTGGGCCTCCAAGCTACCCATGTGATCAACACCGACGGTGAGGGCATCGCACCCGTCACCGCCTCATTGGACACCCAAAGCCTCGCCGACGGCATCAACGTCGCGATCGACGACGCCGCCATCGCCGCGCAGGGCGGCGCAGGCAAGCGCACCGTCAAGGAGTTCCACCGCGATGAGACCTTCTCGCAGTTCGCGCTGACCTGGGAAGGCGATCAAGACATCGCCGCATTCGTCCGCGCACAGCGCCCCGACGGAAGCTGGTCCGAGTGGTATGACACTGAACCGCTGAACTTCGGCGCCGGTGGCTCCGGCAAGCGCGGCACCGACCTCATTTACATCGAGCCAACGAACACCGTTCAGGTAGCCATGAGTGGCGTTGAGCTCGTGGCGGAAACCGCCAAGACCGAGGTGAATAAGGCAGCAAAGGCTGTTGAGAGCGCACAGCAAGAGCTCAAAACCAACATTGGCGACATCAAGCCCGTTGCCGAGGTCGCGCCAGCCAATGCCGTAGACGTTGTGTTCGTCGACGGCGGCGAGTCCGCACTGCCGGAAAACGGGATCAACCTTGCTGCCGATTCCGATGGCATGCCCAAGATCATTTCCCGCAAAGGTTGGGGTGCAGATGAGTCCATGCGCTGCCAAACCCCCGAGTATTTCGACGGCGTTTCCGGCCTGGTCGTGCACCACACCGCTGGTTCCAACAACTACAGCCCCGCACAGGCCCCGGGAATTGTGCGCGGCATTTATCAGTACCACGCCCAAACCTTGGGCTGGTGCGACATCGGATACCAATCGCTTGCCGATAAGTACGGCAACCTTTATGAAGGCCGCTACGGCGGACTGAACAAGGACGTGTGGGGCGCCCACGCAGGTGGCTTCAACGAGAACACCTGGGCTGTGTCCATGATGGGCAACTATGAAACCGTGGCTCCTTCCGCCGCCACCATCCAGGCCGTAGGCGAAATCCTCGGCTGGCGCGCCGCTGTGGCTCACCTCAACCCGGTCGGTTCCGGTGTCCACACCTCCGAAGGCACTAGCTACTCCAAGTACGCCTATGGCCAGCAGGTCACCCTGCCGAACATCTTCGCGCACCGCGACGTTGGCACCACCACCTGCCCCGGCAATGCTGGTTATGCAGCGATGGGCACCATCCGCTCCATTGCCAAGAAGAAGTACGACGAGATCAACTCCGGCAAGTCCACCACGGATCTTGCCAGCGAGGCCAACAAAGTGGTCAAGGCCGTGAAGCCCTCAACTGCGGAACAGAAGACCAGCACGAAGCCATCCACGAAGACCACCACTCAAACCACTGCAGAGAAGACCACCTCCCAGGCAGCTCCGGCGCCGAAGCCAGCAGCAGAAAAAACCGCGACGGTGAACACCACCGCTTCTGCCGAGGATTACTTGAAGTCTCTGGCAGCGATGAACCCCACCCAGGCACTGAACTCGCTGCTTGGCCTGGCGTTGGATCTCCAGCAGGGTCAAACCCCCAAGAACTTCGACCTCGCCACCCTGGGTGACGTGACCATTGCCAAGGGCCTCAAGCTTTCCGACGTCCCCGCGATCGTCAATCAGCTTGTGCAGGCCTCCGACAATGACGAGATTGCCAAGGCTTGGAATAACCTCCAGAAGCAGTACGGGCCAGTGCTCGGCAACCCGCGTTCCGGCACCACCAAGTACGCCTCAAAGACTGGCGAAGACGTCAGTTATGCGCTCTTTGACAAGGGCATCATCGTCTCTTCACCCAGCACCGGCGCACAGGCTCTCTGGGGCAAGATCGGCGACGCTTGGGCGGCGCAGGGCTTTGAAGCAGGCCCCCTTGGATTGCCGGTGAACATGGAGCACCGCACGGACAATGGGTTGATCCGCGTAGATTTCCAGCACGGTTACATCACTTTCGACCCGGCAACGGGCGCGGTGGATATCCAAGCTAGCTAA
- a CDS encoding lysophospholipid acyltransferase family protein translates to MGWTSRMGFRIPEGLEQLPKHPESRELVYSRIIIPAIRAAMKAQGLQITIEGAEHIPAQGAGLIACNHTSYADFIFAGIPAQLRGNRLVRFMTKREIFDVKGVGVLMRAMKHIRVDRDAGASSREEAVRRLEMGQLVGIFPEGTISKTFELGTLKTGAVRIAQSADAPLIPMAMWGAQQIWTKGHKKRLGRHKFAIWMKVGEPIDIAGDIEGATDRLAEAMQALLDDVQRDFHATHGEVKLAR, encoded by the coding sequence ATGGGTTGGACGAGTCGCATGGGTTTTCGCATCCCCGAGGGATTAGAGCAGCTTCCCAAGCATCCCGAGTCCCGAGAGTTGGTGTATTCGCGCATCATTATTCCGGCCATCAGGGCGGCGATGAAAGCGCAAGGCCTGCAGATCACCATTGAAGGTGCAGAACACATTCCAGCGCAGGGTGCTGGGCTGATCGCATGCAATCACACCAGTTACGCGGATTTCATTTTCGCAGGTATCCCGGCTCAACTTCGCGGCAATCGGCTCGTTCGATTCATGACGAAGCGCGAAATCTTCGACGTCAAAGGCGTTGGTGTCTTGATGCGCGCCATGAAGCATATCCGCGTGGATCGGGACGCGGGTGCTTCCTCCAGAGAGGAGGCCGTGCGCAGGCTGGAAATGGGGCAGCTGGTGGGCATTTTCCCAGAAGGCACCATTTCTAAGACCTTCGAGCTCGGCACGCTAAAAACTGGCGCGGTGCGTATCGCTCAAAGCGCGGATGCGCCGCTGATTCCCATGGCCATGTGGGGTGCGCAGCAGATTTGGACGAAGGGTCACAAGAAGCGCCTCGGACGCCACAAGTTTGCCATTTGGATGAAGGTGGGCGAGCCCATCGACATCGCCGGTGACATTGAAGGCGCCACCGATCGACTCGCCGAGGCTATGCAGGCTTTGCTTGACGACGTCCAACGTGACTTTCACGCAACGCATGGGGAAGTGAAGCTCGCCCGATGA
- a CDS encoding HAD family hydrolase, with the protein MTPRLVVSDVDGTLITSQERVTQRLRDAIALLDGRAQFALATGRPPRWIFPILEQLPLRPVCVCANGAVLYDSANDKVLHATNLAPGAMRSIVRTAREALPGGCSVAVERVGESAFEHPETLFVVTPEYIHAWESSEHGVAEEEEILAKPAMKLLLRSEHLTASQMLEAVGPHIPAELAHVTFSFDGGLLEVSAPGVVKAHALKILAEDLGIDREDVLAFGDMPNDIEMLRWAGHGVAMANADPRVKKAADEVTAANDDFGVARVLERIFS; encoded by the coding sequence ATGACTCCCCGGTTGGTTGTCAGTGACGTCGATGGAACGCTGATTACTTCCCAGGAGCGAGTGACTCAGCGTTTGCGTGACGCCATTGCGCTGCTGGACGGGCGTGCCCAATTTGCGTTGGCCACGGGCAGGCCGCCGCGGTGGATCTTTCCGATCCTTGAACAATTGCCGCTGCGGCCGGTGTGCGTGTGCGCCAACGGGGCGGTGCTGTATGACTCCGCGAACGACAAGGTGCTGCATGCAACAAACCTTGCGCCAGGGGCCATGCGCAGCATCGTGCGTACTGCCCGCGAAGCTCTTCCGGGCGGCTGCAGTGTGGCGGTGGAGCGGGTGGGGGAGTCCGCGTTTGAGCACCCTGAAACATTATTCGTGGTGACCCCGGAATACATTCACGCCTGGGAAAGCTCAGAGCATGGCGTGGCGGAGGAAGAAGAAATCCTAGCCAAGCCTGCGATGAAACTGCTGCTGCGCTCTGAGCACCTCACCGCCTCCCAGATGCTTGAAGCGGTTGGGCCGCATATTCCCGCTGAACTGGCGCACGTGACTTTCTCTTTTGACGGCGGTTTGCTGGAGGTATCCGCGCCTGGTGTTGTGAAGGCCCATGCTTTGAAGATCCTCGCTGAGGATCTCGGCATCGATCGTGAAGACGTCTTGGCCTTTGGCGATATGCCCAACGATATTGAGATGCTGCGGTGGGCGGGTCACGGCGTCGCCATGGCGAACGCGGATCCGCGCGTGAAAAAGGCGGCCGATGAGGTAACGGCCGCCAATGATGACTTTGGTGTTGCTCGAGTACTCGAGCGAATTTTTAGCTAG
- the serS gene encoding serine--tRNA ligase, with product MIDLKFLRENPDIVRESQRTRGEDPALVDELLVADDARRQAIQEADALRSEQKAFGKKIGQASPEDRPRLLEGSNELKAKVKAAEEAQKEAEAKVFETQMRLSNVVEGAPAGGEDDFVVLEHVGTPPEFDFEPKDHLELGESLGLIDMKRGTKVSGARFYYLTGDGAMLQLGMLTLAAQKARARGFQLMIPPVLVRPEVMQGTGFLGAHAEEIYYLERDDLYLVGTSEVALAGYHQDEIIDLSNGPVRYAGWSSCFRREAGSYGKDTRGILRVHQFDKLEMFVYCKPEEAQAQHQALLEMEREMLAAVEVPYRIIDVAGGDLGSSAARKFDTEAWVPTQNTYRELTSTSNCTTFQARRLQTRYRDEQGKAQTCATLNGTLATTRWLVAILENNQQADGSVVVPEALRPFVGKEVLEPRS from the coding sequence GTGATTGATCTGAAATTCCTGCGCGAAAACCCTGACATTGTCCGTGAATCTCAGCGCACCCGCGGTGAGGATCCGGCCCTCGTTGATGAACTGCTGGTGGCCGATGATGCCCGCCGCCAAGCCATCCAGGAAGCAGATGCGCTGCGTTCTGAACAAAAGGCCTTTGGCAAGAAGATCGGTCAGGCCTCGCCGGAGGATCGTCCTCGCCTACTTGAGGGCTCGAACGAGCTTAAAGCAAAGGTGAAGGCGGCAGAGGAAGCACAAAAGGAAGCCGAAGCCAAGGTTTTTGAAACGCAGATGCGTTTGAGCAACGTGGTGGAGGGCGCACCTGCCGGTGGGGAAGACGATTTCGTGGTGCTGGAGCATGTTGGCACCCCGCCGGAGTTCGACTTTGAGCCGAAGGACCACCTTGAACTGGGTGAGTCGCTCGGCCTTATTGATATGAAGCGCGGCACCAAAGTGTCCGGTGCGCGCTTCTACTACCTCACCGGCGACGGCGCCATGCTGCAATTGGGCATGCTTACCCTCGCCGCGCAGAAAGCTCGTGCGCGCGGCTTCCAGCTCATGATCCCCCCGGTGCTCGTGCGCCCCGAGGTGATGCAGGGCACCGGTTTCCTGGGCGCGCACGCTGAGGAGATCTACTACTTAGAACGCGACGATCTCTACCTCGTAGGTACCTCGGAGGTGGCGCTGGCGGGCTACCATCAGGACGAGATTATTGATCTGAGTAACGGTCCGGTTCGCTACGCCGGTTGGTCTAGCTGCTTCCGCCGCGAGGCCGGATCCTATGGCAAAGATACCCGTGGTATCCTGCGCGTTCACCAGTTTGACAAGCTTGAGATGTTTGTTTACTGCAAGCCCGAGGAGGCTCAGGCACAGCACCAGGCGCTGTTGGAGATGGAACGTGAGATGCTCGCTGCGGTAGAGGTTCCCTATCGCATTATCGACGTTGCCGGTGGCGACCTCGGCTCTTCAGCGGCCCGCAAGTTCGATACTGAGGCGTGGGTGCCAACGCAGAACACCTACCGCGAGCTCACCTCCACCTCGAATTGCACCACCTTCCAGGCGCGTCGCCTGCAAACCCGCTACCGCGATGAGCAGGGTAAGGCCCAAACCTGTGCCACGTTGAACGGCACGTTGGCCACTACTCGTTGGCTCGTCGCTATCTTGGAAAACAACCAGCAGGCCGACGGCAGTGTGGTGGTGCCAGAGGCATTGCGTCCATTCGTGGGCAAGGAAGTTCTAGAACCAAGGAGCTAA